A genomic segment from uncultured Desulfuromonas sp. encodes:
- a CDS encoding ABC transporter ATP-binding protein: protein MRPVLGDEIKGRHFDGRILKRFLPFVRPYRRLAVTSLVLLPFISLVRIVPPLLIKKAIDENILPGDLTGLLPIAGLLIAILCVEGLLVFGQSWCVQVVGQYIMADLRRVSFAKLMRLPRSWYDWQPSGRILTRLTSDIEHVGDLFGSGIVSAIGDIATLVMIFIIMLTINVPLSLVAFAVVPLMIAVIVSLRRPMRRVMRQLRARQATLNAFISERTSGIAEVQIFSQQQRSDDEFDTLQDSYRHSALNWVTLEALFYASVHIFGSLAVAAILWKGGGEVIHQAATFGTLVAFIEYSRKFFMPLTDLASKFSVLQTSNASLERIFDLLDQNDEPQGERHEAPGNGRVEFDSVSFAYQADEPVLKQVSFTLEPGQRVALVGETGSGKSTLTQLLLGFYAADQGQVRLNGYDVTTLDKTVLRRMVGWVSQEPFLFSGSVRDNLDPQHALDDAALLHAIEATGAGQVVKRLGGLEGKLVEHGKNLSSGERQLLCLARAQILNPPVIILDEATSHLDGDSEELVYAGMRTVAGGRTTLMIVHHLRLAAEADHIVVLHQGRVCEQGTHKQLLAADGRYAHLWRIQQLEAQSEHHRPQE from the coding sequence ATGAGACCGGTGCTTGGCGACGAAATCAAAGGCCGCCACTTCGACGGTCGCATTCTCAAGCGCTTTTTGCCGTTTGTCCGTCCCTATCGCCGTCTGGCTGTCACCAGCCTGGTGCTGCTGCCGTTTATCTCTCTGGTACGCATTGTGCCGCCATTGCTGATTAAAAAAGCGATTGATGAAAACATCCTGCCCGGCGACCTGACCGGCCTGCTGCCCATTGCCGGTCTGCTGATTGCCATCCTCTGCGTTGAAGGCTTACTGGTGTTCGGTCAATCGTGGTGTGTGCAGGTCGTGGGTCAATACATCATGGCTGACCTGCGCCGCGTCAGCTTTGCCAAACTGATGCGACTGCCGCGCTCCTGGTACGACTGGCAGCCATCAGGCCGCATCCTCACGCGTCTGACCAGCGACATTGAGCACGTCGGCGACCTGTTCGGTTCCGGCATTGTCTCAGCCATTGGTGATATTGCCACGCTGGTGATGATTTTCATCATCATGCTGACCATTAACGTGCCGCTATCGCTGGTGGCCTTTGCTGTGGTGCCGCTGATGATTGCGGTGATTGTCAGCCTGCGGCGGCCCATGCGCCGTGTGATGCGGCAGCTACGCGCCCGTCAGGCCACCCTCAACGCCTTTATTTCCGAACGCACCAGCGGCATTGCCGAAGTGCAGATTTTCAGCCAACAGCAGCGTAGTGACGACGAATTCGACACCTTGCAGGATAGCTACCGACACAGCGCCCTCAACTGGGTCACCCTGGAAGCGCTGTTCTACGCCAGCGTTCATATCTTTGGCAGTCTTGCGGTGGCCGCTATCCTGTGGAAGGGCGGCGGTGAAGTTATTCACCAGGCGGCGACCTTCGGTACGCTGGTGGCGTTTATCGAATACTCGCGTAAGTTTTTTATGCCGTTGACCGATCTGGCTTCCAAGTTTTCGGTGTTGCAAACCAGTAACGCGTCATTGGAACGGATCTTTGACCTGCTCGATCAGAACGATGAACCGCAGGGCGAGCGTCACGAGGCGCCCGGTAACGGTCGGGTCGAATTCGACAGCGTCAGCTTCGCCTATCAGGCGGACGAGCCGGTCCTCAAACAGGTCAGCTTCACCCTTGAGCCCGGCCAGCGTGTGGCCCTGGTTGGTGAAACCGGCAGCGGCAAAAGCACTCTGACGCAACTCCTGTTGGGCTTTTATGCCGCCGATCAGGGGCAGGTACGCCTTAACGGCTACGATGTGACCACCTTGGACAAAACCGTCCTGCGCCGCATGGTCGGCTGGGTGTCTCAGGAACCGTTTCTGTTTTCCGGCAGCGTGCGCGATAATCTTGATCCCCAGCACGCACTGGATGATGCGGCGCTTCTGCACGCCATTGAGGCCACCGGAGCCGGACAGGTGGTCAAACGACTGGGCGGTCTGGAAGGCAAACTGGTTGAACACGGCAAGAATCTGTCCAGCGGCGAGCGGCAACTGCTGTGTCTGGCCCGCGCACAGATCCTCAACCCGCCGGTGATCATTCTCGATGAGGCGACCAGCCATCTTGACGGCGATAGTGAAGAACTGGTCTATGCGGGCATGCGCACCGTGGCCGGTGGCCGCACCACGCTGATGATCGTTCACCATCTGCGCCTTGCCGCCGAGGCGGATCACATTGTCGTCCTCCACCAGGGCCGGGTCTGCGAGCAGGGCACTCATAAGCAACTGCTGGCGGCGGATGGCCGCTACGCGCACTTATGGCGCATCCAGCAACTTGAAGCCCAGAGCGAACACCACCGACCACAGGAATAA
- a CDS encoding ABC transporter ATP-binding protein: MKSLHRLWPWLRPYRTSLLIGLFWVIITNGLILMIPQMLRLGIAAIEQGHWADVQFYAVTMVVVTLLGGGIRVISRLHFLHAGRKVEVDLRQAMFHRLLYQPGPFFNNHRIGDLISRFTNDLTNVRMVAGFGLVSLINAVVVYTIAISLMVWMSPTLTIAALVPFPIMLLAVKKISRRLLLYSSQVQERLGDISDMVEESVRGQLSLRSSGFQQVRCRQFDAQNDHYLEAAVGMARMRSLMGPVMSVVTPLGILMVLYFGGRQVIAGTLQLGDMVAFNAYLVQLTMPTMLLGWILTLIQRAAVGMERISLLLDLTAPSMALPEPEKIPPEADKAPHIRLNALTFGYHADKPVLNDLTLEIPSGTTIGITGAVASGKSTLLHLLTGRYPVHSGQVWIDNQDLTDLDVQRHSQRLCAVLQEGKLFSGTLAENFRFAAPNLEEDALHEVARKVALENEINQFSNGFDTLIGEGGLTLSGGQRQRVGVGRALARNRGLWLLDDPFSHLDTVTARKVWDEVRQALKGRTVLFASSRVSILQGADHILVLDQGRILEQGDHTSLMAQHGEYARLMEREQLHREMEGL; the protein is encoded by the coding sequence ATGAAATCTCTGCACCGCCTGTGGCCATGGTTGCGTCCCTATCGCACCTCGCTGCTCATTGGCCTGTTCTGGGTTATCATCACCAACGGATTGATCCTGATGATTCCGCAAATGCTGCGTCTGGGCATTGCCGCTATCGAGCAGGGCCATTGGGCTGACGTGCAGTTTTATGCCGTCACCATGGTGGTGGTCACTCTGCTCGGCGGCGGCATTCGGGTCATCTCGCGCCTTCATTTTCTGCATGCCGGTCGCAAAGTCGAAGTAGACCTGCGCCAGGCCATGTTTCACCGCCTGCTTTATCAGCCGGGACCATTCTTTAATAATCATCGCATTGGCGATTTGATCTCCCGTTTTACCAATGACCTGACCAATGTGCGCATGGTTGCCGGGTTCGGTCTGGTGTCGTTGATCAATGCCGTGGTCGTCTACACCATTGCCATAAGCCTGATGGTGTGGATGTCTCCCACCCTGACAATCGCGGCGCTGGTGCCGTTCCCCATCATGCTGCTGGCCGTAAAAAAAATCAGCCGCCGCCTGCTGCTCTATTCGTCCCAAGTCCAGGAACGCCTTGGTGACATCAGTGATATGGTCGAGGAATCCGTCCGCGGCCAGCTCAGCTTGCGCAGCAGTGGTTTTCAACAGGTGCGCTGTCGCCAGTTTGATGCCCAAAATGACCATTACCTTGAAGCGGCGGTCGGCATGGCCCGCATGCGCTCACTGATGGGCCCGGTGATGAGTGTCGTCACACCGCTGGGCATTCTCATGGTGCTCTATTTCGGTGGCCGCCAGGTGATCGCCGGCACGCTGCAGCTTGGCGATATGGTCGCCTTCAATGCCTATCTGGTTCAGCTAACCATGCCGACCATGTTACTGGGCTGGATTCTTACCCTGATACAACGCGCCGCCGTCGGCATGGAACGCATCAGTTTGCTGCTCGACCTGACCGCTCCATCCATGGCCCTGCCGGAACCGGAAAAGATCCCACCCGAAGCGGACAAAGCGCCCCACATTCGTCTCAATGCCCTGACATTCGGCTATCACGCAGACAAGCCCGTGTTAAATGATCTGACCCTTGAGATCCCTTCCGGCACCACCATCGGCATCACCGGAGCCGTGGCCAGTGGCAAAAGCACCCTGCTCCATCTGTTGACCGGACGCTATCCCGTTCACTCTGGGCAGGTGTGGATCGACAATCAGGATCTGACCGACCTCGATGTGCAACGTCACAGCCAGCGGCTGTGTGCCGTGCTTCAGGAAGGAAAACTGTTCAGCGGCACCCTGGCCGAGAATTTCCGCTTTGCCGCCCCAAATCTGGAGGAGGATGCGCTGCACGAGGTCGCCCGAAAGGTCGCGCTGGAGAACGAAATCAATCAGTTCAGCAACGGCTTCGACACCCTGATCGGCGAAGGCGGCCTGACCCTGTCCGGCGGCCAGCGCCAGCGGGTTGGTGTCGGCCGCGCTCTGGCACGCAATCGCGGACTGTGGTTGCTCGATGACCCGTTCAGCCACTTGGACACAGTCACCGCCCGCAAGGTGTGGGACGAAGTCCGCCAAGCTCTGAAAGGACGCACGGTGTTGTTCGCTTCCAGCCGGGTGTCCATTCTGCAGGGCGCCGACCACATCCTTGTTCTTGATCAAGGGCGCATCCTTGAGCAGGGTGATCACACCTCTCTCATGGCGCAACACGGCGAATATGCCCGACTGATGGAACGCGAACAACTGCATCGCGAAATGGAGGGGCTATGA
- a CDS encoding AAA family ATPase, whose product MYKDYFGLKDKPFSIAPDPQFLYMSERHREALAHLIYGLQSDGGFVLLTGEVGTGKTTVCRCLLEQVPEDAEIAFVLNPKVTAVELLATICDELGIQYPQDNQSIKVFVDGINRYLLDTHAKGRKTVLIIDEAQNLSVDVLEQIRLLTNLETNKQKLLQVIMLGQPELKTILERPELRQLAQRITARYHLEPLSQQEMVGYISHRLKVAGVERPLFPAATIRRLYRLSGGVPRLINLLCDRALLGAYVKEQNTVSRQLMTATAREVFGDPSAEAKKQQSNLRWNWILGTLAVISVAVVVATAWHPGQPDTQVTTQPIPPAQVAEPTVIQLPVVTTTAPEAPVAKTEALSWPEELPLDKSRPMAYQALFRLWGKDYQPEQMLAGEFALQQGLRLLSKRGSLGSLRQLNRPAVLTLQNQHGQRFYATLSALNADVATFVIGDQIRTVATSDLMEQWYGEFALLWQPPNTYTGAIQPGEGGPLVLWLEQQLAHLMQREPRPDATLRLNGMLLDELQQFQQSEGLAADGIIGPITLIHLNNHLAGQHPQLTAPTEG is encoded by the coding sequence ATGTACAAAGACTATTTCGGTCTCAAAGACAAACCGTTCTCCATCGCACCGGACCCCCAATTTCTGTACATGAGTGAGCGCCATCGTGAAGCGCTGGCGCATTTGATCTACGGTCTGCAATCCGATGGCGGTTTCGTGCTGCTCACCGGTGAAGTCGGTACCGGCAAAACCACGGTCTGTCGCTGCCTGCTCGAACAGGTGCCTGAAGACGCTGAAATCGCCTTCGTCCTGAATCCGAAGGTCACGGCGGTGGAGCTGCTGGCGACCATTTGTGACGAACTGGGCATTCAGTATCCGCAAGACAATCAAAGCATCAAAGTCTTTGTCGACGGCATCAATCGCTACCTGCTCGACACCCATGCCAAAGGACGAAAGACGGTGCTGATCATCGACGAAGCGCAGAATCTTTCCGTTGATGTTCTCGAACAGATCCGTCTGCTGACCAATCTGGAAACCAACAAACAAAAGCTGCTTCAGGTCATTATGCTCGGCCAGCCGGAGCTCAAAACCATCCTCGAACGCCCGGAACTGCGTCAACTGGCCCAACGTATCACCGCCCGCTATCATCTTGAGCCGCTCTCACAACAGGAGATGGTCGGTTACATCAGCCACCGTCTTAAAGTCGCCGGAGTGGAACGGCCGTTGTTTCCGGCTGCGACCATCCGCCGACTCTACCGCCTCAGTGGTGGCGTACCACGTCTGATCAACCTACTGTGTGACCGCGCTCTGCTCGGCGCTTACGTGAAGGAACAAAATACGGTCAGTCGTCAACTGATGACGGCGACGGCCCGCGAAGTGTTTGGTGACCCATCGGCAGAGGCCAAAAAACAACAATCCAATCTGCGTTGGAACTGGATTCTCGGCACACTGGCGGTTATCAGTGTTGCCGTTGTCGTGGCAACCGCTTGGCACCCCGGCCAACCCGACACACAAGTCACTACCCAGCCGATCCCCCCGGCGCAAGTCGCCGAGCCGACCGTCATCCAGCTTCCGGTCGTGACCACAACAGCTCCGGAGGCTCCGGTGGCAAAAACAGAGGCTTTGTCCTGGCCCGAGGAACTGCCGCTGGACAAGAGCCGACCCATGGCCTATCAGGCCCTGTTCCGCCTGTGGGGAAAAGACTATCAGCCGGAACAGATGCTCGCCGGTGAATTTGCCCTGCAACAGGGTTTACGCCTGCTTTCAAAACGCGGCAGTCTCGGCAGTCTGCGTCAGTTGAACCGACCCGCGGTTCTGACGTTGCAAAATCAGCATGGCCAGCGCTTTTATGCCACGCTATCGGCTCTCAATGCCGATGTCGCGACCTTTGTCATTGGTGACCAGATCCGAACCGTCGCCACCAGCGATCTGATGGAACAATGGTATGGTGAGTTTGCCCTGCTGTGGCAACCGCCCAATACCTACACTGGTGCCATTCAACCCGGGGAGGGCGGTCCCTTGGTCTTGTGGCTGGAACAACAACTGGCGCACCTGATGCAGCGTGAACCACGACCGGATGCCACCTTGCGTCTGAACGGGATGCTGCTCGATGAGCTGCAACAGTTTCAGCAATCCGAAGGTCTGGCCGCTGACGGCATCATCGGACCGATCACCCTGATTCACCTCAATAATCATCTAGCCGGTCAGCACCCGCAGTTGACGGCACCGACGGAGGGCTAA
- a CDS encoding general secretion pathway protein GspB, whose protein sequence is MSFILEALKKSEKNRQENTTPTLDSQHDTPPSAPQKRAVWPIVLVAVLVINAGILLWLFGPWHSNDEKPLASSATPADQKTSTAKTAAVQPVAPVTPPVPPSNAPTTSAPAIPAQVMPEPQVAEEPLPAVAADAPVVQTTVSQQRVDEVPLTPPEPAVTTAAPQVPIPAVAPPAPQQAVTPQPARIVQPVQAPQPPARKVLALTQLPGNMQQQLPRLHMSVHAFTGDQNTSLIRLNDRIMRAGSYLDDRYRLEEITSEGAIFSYQGYYFLVPRRGA, encoded by the coding sequence ATGTCTTTCATTCTCGAAGCCCTGAAAAAATCAGAAAAAAATCGTCAGGAAAACACCACGCCAACACTGGACAGTCAACACGACACGCCTCCGTCTGCCCCACAGAAGCGCGCCGTCTGGCCAATCGTCCTGGTTGCCGTTCTCGTGATTAACGCCGGAATTTTATTGTGGTTGTTCGGCCCGTGGCACAGCAACGACGAAAAGCCCCTGGCCAGCAGTGCGACACCAGCCGATCAAAAGACCAGCACAGCAAAGACTGCCGCAGTTCAACCGGTAGCACCGGTCACTCCACCCGTGCCACCGTCAAATGCACCAACAACCTCAGCACCGGCAATACCGGCTCAGGTTATGCCGGAGCCTCAGGTTGCTGAAGAGCCATTGCCAGCCGTTGCAGCTGATGCGCCAGTCGTACAAACCACTGTCAGCCAGCAACGTGTTGACGAGGTTCCCCTTACCCCCCCGGAACCAGCCGTCACCACAGCAGCCCCTCAAGTGCCCATACCAGCGGTTGCGCCGCCAGCACCACAGCAGGCCGTGACACCACAACCTGCCCGAATCGTTCAGCCGGTCCAGGCACCTCAGCCACCGGCCCGCAAGGTGCTGGCGTTAACGCAGTTGCCCGGCAATATGCAACAGCAACTCCCGCGGCTGCACATGTCGGTTCATGCGTTTACTGGAGATCAAAACACCAGCCTGATCCGCCTCAATGATCGCATCATGCGTGCCGGCAGCTATCTGGATGATCGCTACCGTCTTGAAGAAATCACGTCAGAAGGTGCGATCTTCAGTTATCAGGGCTACTATTTTCTCGTTCCGCGCCGCGGCGCCTGA
- the rsgA gene encoding ribosome small subunit-dependent GTPase A has product MTRTPRQQKPQRPAGKPGLIVSHFGVAVLVRFDDGDEQPVKVKRNSDHVVGDRVMVTGERVTSLQRRNALRRRDPFGKVRTLAANLELLGIVVAVRPQTPPGFIERVVVAARAADIEPLLIVNKQDLPGTWEFDASLHRDFPAMSRLAVSAKQGSGLEELRHELAEAGRSALVGVSGSGKSSLLNALCPGIELETGDLNEEDHGRHTTSVSTLLPLPSGGELVDTPGFRDFAPVDVNSEDLSHWFPGVMSVLEEHPCRFRNCRHRQEPGCSVKQAVDQGTLSNERYQLYLQTLEELEQLETARNEGRKNPFFR; this is encoded by the coding sequence ATGACACGCACTCCACGACAGCAAAAACCACAACGCCCGGCAGGCAAACCGGGCTTGATCGTCAGCCATTTCGGCGTGGCGGTGTTGGTGCGTTTTGACGACGGCGACGAGCAACCGGTCAAAGTCAAGCGCAACTCCGACCACGTTGTTGGTGATCGGGTGATGGTCACTGGCGAGCGGGTCACCTCCCTGCAACGCCGCAACGCCCTGCGCCGTCGTGATCCCTTCGGCAAAGTACGGACCCTGGCCGCCAATCTTGAACTGCTCGGCATTGTCGTTGCCGTGCGTCCGCAAACACCACCTGGTTTCATTGAGCGCGTCGTGGTCGCGGCCCGTGCCGCCGACATCGAGCCGCTGCTGATCGTCAACAAACAGGACCTGCCCGGCACCTGGGAATTTGATGCGTCACTGCATCGCGACTTTCCAGCCATGAGTCGTCTGGCCGTCAGCGCCAAGCAGGGCAGTGGGCTTGAAGAGCTGCGTCATGAACTGGCCGAGGCGGGGCGCAGCGCCCTGGTCGGCGTCTCCGGCAGTGGCAAAAGCTCGCTGCTCAATGCCCTGTGCCCCGGCATCGAGCTGGAAACCGGCGATCTCAACGAGGAGGATCACGGTCGCCATACCACCAGCGTCTCCACTCTGCTGCCCCTGCCCTCAGGTGGCGAGCTGGTCGATACCCCCGGCTTTCGAGACTTCGCCCCGGTGGATGTCAACAGTGAAGACCTGTCCCATTGGTTTCCGGGCGTGATGAGTGTTCTTGAAGAGCACCCCTGCCGTTTCCGCAACTGCCGCCATCGTCAGGAACCGGGCTGCAGTGTTAAACAGGCGGTCGATCAGGGCACTCTCAGCAACGAACGCTACCAGCTCTATCTGCAGACCCTTGAAGAACTGGAACAACTCGAAACCGCGCGCAATGAAGGGCGCAAAAATCCGTTTTTCCGCTAG